One genomic window of Syngnathoides biaculeatus isolate LvHL_M chromosome 13, ASM1980259v1, whole genome shotgun sequence includes the following:
- the czib gene encoding CXXC motif containing zinc binding protein isoform X4 — translation MAIFRAFLNAAVQSKMVKFGLQFKATLENVTNVRPEGEDFRWFLKLKCGNCGEIPDKWQYVNLAESAPLKGGRGSASMVQKCKLCSRENSIGLLFANVGLSPCFVSVKAEDSEKFKTMVQFECRGLEPVDFQPQAGFAAQGTESGTAFPEVNLLEKDWTDYDEKVKESVGIYEVTHRFIKC, via the exons ATGGCAATTTTCAGAGCCTTCCTGAATGCAGCAGTACAAAGCAAGATGGTG AAGTTCGGGCTGCAGTTCAAAGCCACCTTGGAGAACGTCACCAATGTGAGACCAGAGGGCGAAGACTTTCGCTGGTTTCTGAAG CTCAAGTGTGGCAACTGCGGCGAGATTCCGGACAAATGGCAGTACGTCAACCTGGCG GAGAGCGCCCCGTTAAAAGGAGGAAGGGGAAGCGCCAGCATGGTTCAGAAGTGTAAACTTTGCTCCAGGGAAAATTCCATTG GTCTGCTATTTGCAAACGTGGGTCTCTCACCCTGCTTTGTGTCCGTAAAGGCCGAGGACAGTGAGAAGTTCAAGACGATGGTGCAGTTTGAATGTCGAGGTCTGGAGCCCGTTGACTTCCAGCCACAA GCGGGCTTCGCTGCGCAGGGAACCGAGTCTGGAACCGCCTTTCCGGAAGTAAACCTGCTAGAAAAA GATTGGACAGACTACGATGAGAAGGTCAAAGAGTCGGTGGGAATTTACGAGGTCACGCACCGGTTCATCAAGTGCTGA
- the czib gene encoding CXXC motif containing zinc binding protein isoform X1, which produces MAIFRAFLNAAVQSKMVKFGLQFKATLENVTNVRPEGEDFRWFLKLKCGNCGEIPDKWQYVNLAESAPLKGGRGSASMVQKCKLCSRENSIGKSLRAISSSFATRAERDFFLADILEDTIAPYNAEDSEKFKTMVQFECRGLEPVDFQPQAGFAAQGTESGTAFPEVNLLEKDWTDYDEKVKESVGIYEVTHRFIKC; this is translated from the exons ATGGCAATTTTCAGAGCCTTCCTGAATGCAGCAGTACAAAGCAAGATGGTG AAGTTCGGGCTGCAGTTCAAAGCCACCTTGGAGAACGTCACCAATGTGAGACCAGAGGGCGAAGACTTTCGCTGGTTTCTGAAG CTCAAGTGTGGCAACTGCGGCGAGATTCCGGACAAATGGCAGTACGTCAACCTGGCG GAGAGCGCCCCGTTAAAAGGAGGAAGGGGAAGCGCCAGCATGGTTCAGAAGTGTAAACTTTGCTCCAGGGAAAATTCCATTGGTAAGAGCTTGCGAGCAATTTCTTCGAGCTTTGCAACTCGTGCAGAGAGAGATTTCTTTCTTGCAGATATCCTTGAGGACACCATCGCGCCTTACAAT GCCGAGGACAGTGAGAAGTTCAAGACGATGGTGCAGTTTGAATGTCGAGGTCTGGAGCCCGTTGACTTCCAGCCACAA GCGGGCTTCGCTGCGCAGGGAACCGAGTCTGGAACCGCCTTTCCGGAAGTAAACCTGCTAGAAAAA GATTGGACAGACTACGATGAGAAGGTCAAAGAGTCGGTGGGAATTTACGAGGTCACGCACCGGTTCATCAAGTGCTGA
- the scp2a gene encoding sterol carrier protein 2, with translation MPPSNKNRVFVIGVGMTKFDKPGARGDYDYPDMAKEAGQKALADAGIPYSAIEQACVGYVYGDSTCGQRAIYHSLGLTGIPIVNVNNNCSTGSTALFMARQLIQGGLSDCVLALGFEKMERGSLSSKYTDRTSPMDKHMEVMINRYGMAAAPPAAQMFGNAGREHMEKYGTKPEHFAKIAWKNHKHSTNNPYSQFQDEYTLEQVMNSRKVFEFLTLLQCCPASDGAGAAVLASEAFVGRHRLEKQAVEILAQEMVTDMSATFRENSCIKMVGYDMSRSAARKCFAASGLQPADVDVVELHDCFSPNELITYEALGLCPEGKGAELIDRGDNTYGGKYVINPSGGLISKGHPLGATGLAQCAELCWQLRGQAGRRQVPGAKVALQHNIGLGGAAVVTLYRMGFARDARPHVRAVATSAGDSLEGFKAYAVFKEIEKHLQEEGAQLVKKVGGVFAFQVKDGPDGKEATWFVDVKNGNGRVTNEAGTKADCTLTTSDQDLLDLMTGKLNAQMAFFKGKLKIAGNMGLAMKLQNLQVSPGKAKL, from the exons ATGCCTCCGTCAAACAAAAATCGAGTGTTTGTCATCGGCGTGGGCAtgacaaag TTTGACAAGCCTGGAGCCCGAGGAGACTATGACTACCCGGACATGGCCAAGGAAGCGG gTCAAAAGGCTCTTGCAGATGCAGGAATCCCGTACTCCGCAATCGAACAAGCCTGCGTGGGATACGTCTACG GGGACTCCACGTGCGGGCAGAGGGCCATTTACCACAGCCTGGGCTTAACGGGCATCCCCATCGTCAACGTCAACAATAATTGCTCCACGGGCTCCACGGCCCTCTTCATGGCGCGGCAGCTCATTCAGGGAG GTCTCTCAGACTGTGTGCTTGCACTCGGATTTGAAAAGATGGAGAGAGGCTCTTTGTCCTCaaag TACACGGATCGGACCAGCCCCATGGACAAGCACATGGAGGTGATGATCAACCGTTACGGGATGGCGGCGGCACCGCCGGCCGCGCAGATGTTCGGCAACGCCGGCAGGGAGCACATGGAGAAATACG GCACGAAACCTGAGCACTTTGCCAAAATTGCCTGGAAAAACCACAAACATTCCACCAACAACCC TTATTCTCAGTTCCAAGACGAGTACACTTTGGAGCAGGTCATGAACTCACGGAAGGTCTTCGAGTTCCTGACCCTTCTTCAGTGCTG CCCCGCGTCGGACGGCGCCGGCGCTGCGGTTTTGGCGAGCGAAGCCTTCGTCGGGCGTCATCGTCTGGAGAAGCAGGCGGTGGAGATCCTGGCGCAAGAGATGGTGACGGACATGAGCGCCACCTTCCGGGAAAACAGCTGCATCAAGATG GTGGGCTACGACATGTCTCGCTCGGCGGCCCGGAAGTGCTTCGCGGCGTCGGGTCTGCAGCCCGCCGACGTCGACGTGGTGGAGCTGCACGACTGCTTCTCCCCCAACGAGCTGATCACCTACGAGGCGCTGGGCCTGTGCCCTGAAG gaaaaGGTGCAGAGCTGATTGACAGGGGGGACAACACATATGGCGGCAAATATGTCATCAACCCCAGTGGTGGTCTCATTTCCAAGGGACATCCTTTAGGAGCCACAG GTCTGGCCCAGTGCGCCGAGCTGTGCTGGCAGCTGAGAGGTCAGGCCGGCAGGAGGCAAGTCCCGGGGGCCAAAGTCGCCTTGCAGCACAACATCGGCTTGGGGGGCGCGGCGGTCGTCACTCTTTACAGGATGGGCTTCGCGCGGGACGCCAG GCCGCACGTCAGGGCAGTTGCCACCAGCGCAGGCGACAGCTTGGAGGGATTTAAAGCGTACGCCGTCTTCAAGGAGATTGAAAAACATCTGCAGGAG GAAGGAGCACAGCTCGTCAAGAAGGTCGGCGGCGTGTTTGCGTTTCAAGTGAAAGACGGACCCGATGGGAAGGAGGCAACTTGGTTCGTGGATGTGAAAAATGGCAACGGGCGCGTCACCAATGAAGCAG GGACCAAGGCCGACTGCACCTTGACCACCAGTGACCAAGATCTGCTGGATCTGATGACGGGAAAGTTGAACGCGCAGATG GCCTTTTTCAAGGGCAAGCTGAAGATTGCCGGCAATATGGGCCTGGCCATGAAGCTGCAGAACCTTCAGGTGTCACCGGGAAAAGCCAAGCTGTGA
- the uck2b gene encoding uridine-cytidine kinase 2-B isoform X2 translates to MITQERTCHHLSLHLGNEIADSCLPAEMIEIKQSSVCEKIMELLGQNKIDHHQRQVAILSQDSFYKVLTPEQKAKALKGQFNFDHPDAFDNDLIMQTLREILQGKTVQIPVYDFVTHSRKDEFVTVYPADVVLFEGILMFYSQEIRDLFQMKLFVDTDPDTRLSRRVLRDIGERGRELEQVLTQYITFVKPAFEEFCLPTKKYADVIIPRGADNLVAINLIVQHIQDILNGGLSKRHNGCANGHGPTRQRRTSESSSRPH, encoded by the exons ATGATCACCCAGGAGAGAACCTGTCATCACCTGTCATTGCATTTGGGAAACGAGATTGCTGATTCCTGTTTACCTGCAGAAATGATAGAAATAAAACAG tcGTCGGTTTGTGAAAAGATAATGGAGCTGCTGGGCCAGAACAAGATTGACCACCACCAGAGGCAGGTGGCCATCCTCAGCCAGGACAGCTTTTACAAGGTGCTGACCCCCGAGCAGAAAGCCAAGGCACTCAAGGGCCAGTTCAACTTTGACCATCCAG ATGCCTTCGACAATGACCTGATCATGCAAACGCTCAGGGAGATCCTGCAAGGGAAAACTGTCCAGATTCCAGTTTATGACTTTGTCACTCATTCCAG GAAGGACGAGTTTGTCACAGTGTATCCAGCAGACGTTGTCCTCTTCGAGGGCATCTTGATGTTCTACTCGCAGGAGATCCGTGACCTGTTCCAGATGAAGCTGTTTGTCGACACCGACCCGGACACGCGTCTCTCCCGGAGAG TTTTGCGGGATATCGGCGAGCGCGGGCGGGAGCTGGAGCAAGTCCTGACGCAGTACATCACTTTTGTCAAACCGGCCTTCGAGGAGTTCTGCCTGCCG ACAAAGAAGTACGCCGACGTGATCATACCCCGGGGAGCCGATAACCTCG TGGCCATCAACTTGATAGTCCAGCACATCCAAGACATCCTCAACGGCGGCCTAAGCAAGCGCCACAACGGCTGCGCCAACGGTCACGGCCCGACGCGGCAACGGCGGACGTCCGAATCCAGCAGCCGGCCGCATTGA
- the czib gene encoding CXXC motif containing zinc binding protein isoform X5 yields the protein MAIFRAFLNAAVQSKMVKFGLQFKATLENVTNVRPEGEDFRWFLKLKCGNCGEIPDKWQYVNLAESAPLKGGRGSASMVQKCKLCSRENSIDILEDTIAPYNAEDSEKFKTMVQFECRGLEPVDFQPQAGFAAQGTESGTAFPEVNLLEKDWTDYDEKVKESVGIYEVTHRFIKC from the exons ATGGCAATTTTCAGAGCCTTCCTGAATGCAGCAGTACAAAGCAAGATGGTG AAGTTCGGGCTGCAGTTCAAAGCCACCTTGGAGAACGTCACCAATGTGAGACCAGAGGGCGAAGACTTTCGCTGGTTTCTGAAG CTCAAGTGTGGCAACTGCGGCGAGATTCCGGACAAATGGCAGTACGTCAACCTGGCG GAGAGCGCCCCGTTAAAAGGAGGAAGGGGAAGCGCCAGCATGGTTCAGAAGTGTAAACTTTGCTCCAGGGAAAATTCCATTG ATATCCTTGAGGACACCATCGCGCCTTACAAT GCCGAGGACAGTGAGAAGTTCAAGACGATGGTGCAGTTTGAATGTCGAGGTCTGGAGCCCGTTGACTTCCAGCCACAA GCGGGCTTCGCTGCGCAGGGAACCGAGTCTGGAACCGCCTTTCCGGAAGTAAACCTGCTAGAAAAA GATTGGACAGACTACGATGAGAAGGTCAAAGAGTCGGTGGGAATTTACGAGGTCACGCACCGGTTCATCAAGTGCTGA
- the czib gene encoding CXXC motif containing zinc binding protein isoform X3 has translation MAIFRAFLNAAVQSKMVKFGLQFKATLENVTNVRPEGEDFRWFLKLKCGNCGEIPDKWQYVNLAESAPLKGGRGSASMVQKCKLCSRENSIERDFFLADILEDTIAPYNAEDSEKFKTMVQFECRGLEPVDFQPQAGFAAQGTESGTAFPEVNLLEKDWTDYDEKVKESVGIYEVTHRFIKC, from the exons ATGGCAATTTTCAGAGCCTTCCTGAATGCAGCAGTACAAAGCAAGATGGTG AAGTTCGGGCTGCAGTTCAAAGCCACCTTGGAGAACGTCACCAATGTGAGACCAGAGGGCGAAGACTTTCGCTGGTTTCTGAAG CTCAAGTGTGGCAACTGCGGCGAGATTCCGGACAAATGGCAGTACGTCAACCTGGCG GAGAGCGCCCCGTTAAAAGGAGGAAGGGGAAGCGCCAGCATGGTTCAGAAGTGTAAACTTTGCTCCAGGGAAAATTCCATTG AGAGAGATTTCTTTCTTGCAGATATCCTTGAGGACACCATCGCGCCTTACAAT GCCGAGGACAGTGAGAAGTTCAAGACGATGGTGCAGTTTGAATGTCGAGGTCTGGAGCCCGTTGACTTCCAGCCACAA GCGGGCTTCGCTGCGCAGGGAACCGAGTCTGGAACCGCCTTTCCGGAAGTAAACCTGCTAGAAAAA GATTGGACAGACTACGATGAGAAGGTCAAAGAGTCGGTGGGAATTTACGAGGTCACGCACCGGTTCATCAAGTGCTGA
- the uck2b gene encoding uridine-cytidine kinase 2-B isoform X1, translating into MAGDSETRLRDRGDHSDVIRQPFLIGVSGGTASGKSSVCEKIMELLGQNKIDHHQRQVAILSQDSFYKVLTPEQKAKALKGQFNFDHPDAFDNDLIMQTLREILQGKTVQIPVYDFVTHSRKDEFVTVYPADVVLFEGILMFYSQEIRDLFQMKLFVDTDPDTRLSRRVLRDIGERGRELEQVLTQYITFVKPAFEEFCLPTKKYADVIIPRGADNLVAINLIVQHIQDILNGGLSKRHNGCANGHGPTRQRRTSESSSRPH; encoded by the exons ATGGCCGGCGACTCGGAAACACGCCTCCGGGACCGGGGCGACCATTCCGACGTAATACGACAGCCTTTTCTCATCGGTGTCTCCGGGGGCACCGCCAGCGGAAAG tcGTCGGTTTGTGAAAAGATAATGGAGCTGCTGGGCCAGAACAAGATTGACCACCACCAGAGGCAGGTGGCCATCCTCAGCCAGGACAGCTTTTACAAGGTGCTGACCCCCGAGCAGAAAGCCAAGGCACTCAAGGGCCAGTTCAACTTTGACCATCCAG ATGCCTTCGACAATGACCTGATCATGCAAACGCTCAGGGAGATCCTGCAAGGGAAAACTGTCCAGATTCCAGTTTATGACTTTGTCACTCATTCCAG GAAGGACGAGTTTGTCACAGTGTATCCAGCAGACGTTGTCCTCTTCGAGGGCATCTTGATGTTCTACTCGCAGGAGATCCGTGACCTGTTCCAGATGAAGCTGTTTGTCGACACCGACCCGGACACGCGTCTCTCCCGGAGAG TTTTGCGGGATATCGGCGAGCGCGGGCGGGAGCTGGAGCAAGTCCTGACGCAGTACATCACTTTTGTCAAACCGGCCTTCGAGGAGTTCTGCCTGCCG ACAAAGAAGTACGCCGACGTGATCATACCCCGGGGAGCCGATAACCTCG TGGCCATCAACTTGATAGTCCAGCACATCCAAGACATCCTCAACGGCGGCCTAAGCAAGCGCCACAACGGCTGCGCCAACGGTCACGGCCCGACGCGGCAACGGCGGACGTCCGAATCCAGCAGCCGGCCGCATTGA
- the czib gene encoding CXXC motif containing zinc binding protein isoform X2, with protein sequence MYVHIRSVWSGAATVRKNETPPSGCGLLTFALCRPENTLKCGNCGEIPDKWQYVNLAESAPLKGGRGSASMVQKCKLCSRENSIGKSLRAISSSFATRAERDFFLADILEDTIAPYNAEDSEKFKTMVQFECRGLEPVDFQPQAGFAAQGTESGTAFPEVNLLEKDWTDYDEKVKESVGIYEVTHRFIKC encoded by the exons ATGTATGTACATATCCGCAGCGTATGGTCCGGCGCGGCTACTGTACGGAAAAACGAAACTCCGCCGAGTGGGTGCGGCTTACTAACCTTTGCACTCTGTcgtccagaaaatacg CTCAAGTGTGGCAACTGCGGCGAGATTCCGGACAAATGGCAGTACGTCAACCTGGCG GAGAGCGCCCCGTTAAAAGGAGGAAGGGGAAGCGCCAGCATGGTTCAGAAGTGTAAACTTTGCTCCAGGGAAAATTCCATTGGTAAGAGCTTGCGAGCAATTTCTTCGAGCTTTGCAACTCGTGCAGAGAGAGATTTCTTTCTTGCAGATATCCTTGAGGACACCATCGCGCCTTACAAT GCCGAGGACAGTGAGAAGTTCAAGACGATGGTGCAGTTTGAATGTCGAGGTCTGGAGCCCGTTGACTTCCAGCCACAA GCGGGCTTCGCTGCGCAGGGAACCGAGTCTGGAACCGCCTTTCCGGAAGTAAACCTGCTAGAAAAA GATTGGACAGACTACGATGAGAAGGTCAAAGAGTCGGTGGGAATTTACGAGGTCACGCACCGGTTCATCAAGTGCTGA